Proteins co-encoded in one Bacillus paramycoides genomic window:
- a CDS encoding spore germination protein gives MITEPKDRITTSQAVVIIVNYILGTGILTLPRASVEKVKTPDVWLSVILGGILAMVSGVIMVKLSQQFPDKTFYQYSQDIVGKWIGRLLSFLIIGYFLTTSAFQIRSMAEVISFFLLEGTPTWAIVMPFMWIGLYLIMSGINSIARMFEIIFPITVFIFLLVSFMSIGIFEIDNLRPVLGLGIKPVLDGVKTTSLAYTGPEIMLILLVFMEQRKKAVKAILVGISIPLIFYVITVVMVIGALSIDGVVTRTWPTIDLMRSFEISGLIFERFESLLLVIWIMQIFATYTISYYAAALGLAQLFKKSIHPFIFALIPIIYIIAMTSKNINHLLKLGDMLGNAAIFLFGLLPLLLLIITRLKGGIV, from the coding sequence GTGATTACTGAACCTAAAGACCGAATAACAACTTCGCAAGCAGTTGTTATTATTGTAAATTACATACTTGGAACAGGAATCCTCACTCTGCCCAGAGCATCTGTAGAAAAAGTGAAAACACCAGATGTATGGCTAAGTGTGATATTAGGTGGGATACTCGCAATGGTTTCAGGAGTCATCATGGTCAAATTAAGTCAGCAGTTTCCAGATAAAACATTTTATCAATACAGTCAAGATATTGTAGGGAAATGGATAGGCAGGTTGCTTAGTTTTCTTATTATAGGGTATTTTCTTACAACTTCAGCCTTTCAAATTCGTTCAATGGCAGAAGTAATAAGCTTTTTTTTGCTCGAAGGAACCCCCACATGGGCTATTGTTATGCCTTTTATGTGGATAGGTCTCTATTTGATTATGAGTGGTATTAATTCAATTGCACGGATGTTTGAAATAATATTCCCTATTACTGTTTTTATTTTTTTACTCGTTTCCTTTATGAGTATAGGGATATTCGAGATAGATAATCTCCGTCCCGTATTAGGTTTGGGAATTAAACCAGTGTTAGATGGGGTAAAAACAACGTCTCTCGCATATACAGGTCCTGAAATTATGTTAATTCTTTTGGTGTTTATGGAACAACGAAAGAAAGCAGTAAAAGCTATTTTAGTTGGAATTTCTATTCCGTTAATCTTTTATGTAATAACTGTTGTAATGGTGATTGGTGCATTATCAATTGATGGGGTTGTAACAAGAACATGGCCGACAATTGACCTTATGCGCAGTTTTGAAATTTCTGGTTTGATATTTGAACGTTTTGAATCTTTACTACTTGTAATATGGATTATGCAAATATTTGCTACCTATACGATTAGTTACTATGCAGCTGCATTAGGATTAGCCCAACTCTTTAAAAAGAGTATTCATCCGTTTATTTTTGCTTTGATTCCAATCATTTACATCATCGCTATGACTTCGAAAAATATAAATCATTTGCTTAAATTGGGGGATATGCTCGGTAATGCTGCTATATTTTTATTTGGTTTACTGCCACTGCTCCTTCTTATTATTACACGATTAAAAGGAGGAATAGTGTGA
- a CDS encoding spore germination protein, giving the protein MSWWKSRDKQVKKNNIQSKTKQEYKPSQNTTVHFTNDFASNLELIKQQIGHNSDVRFRKFNIGRTDIQAGIIFVDGLSDKEIIDKHIMKLLMDDFSDEYKNESSYVEGTVSKEYIKNKVLTVSEVAEVHYIKDLISKVLIGSTALLIDGLADVFILGTTKANKRNMEEPVSEALVRGPRVGFTEVLSDNTSLLRRHCADENLSLVKLPVGERAKKELVVAFIKDLASTELVEEIKSRIQKIDIDSVLESGYIEQLIEDNYLSPFPQIQNTERPDRVISALMEGRVAILLDGTPFVLIAPVTFSMLLQSPEDYYERWIPGTLLRLLRFMTAFVSLFAPALYISFISFHPGLIPTKLAISIIGSREGVPFPALIEALIMEVAIEVLREAGLRLPKPIGPAMGIVGGLIIGQAAVEAGIVSPIMVIVVAVTAISSFTIPQYSVGITLRILRFVAMFCAAIFGLYGVILFFLLLCSHLVKLKSFGVPYTSPAVPYRFSDWKDFMVRMPLKIMRRRPKIMHTKKTIRKK; this is encoded by the coding sequence ATGAGTTGGTGGAAGTCAAGAGACAAACAAGTGAAGAAAAATAATATTCAAAGTAAAACGAAACAAGAGTATAAACCTTCTCAAAATACAACCGTTCATTTCACAAATGATTTTGCCTCTAATTTAGAACTTATAAAGCAACAGATCGGACATAATTCTGATGTTCGTTTTCGGAAGTTTAATATTGGACGCACAGATATTCAAGCTGGGATCATTTTTGTTGATGGTCTATCAGATAAAGAGATCATTGACAAACACATTATGAAGTTACTAATGGATGATTTTTCTGACGAATATAAAAATGAATCTTCTTATGTGGAGGGGACTGTTTCAAAAGAATATATTAAAAATAAAGTTCTTACAGTTAGTGAAGTAGCAGAAGTCCATTACATAAAAGATTTGATATCCAAAGTATTGATAGGTTCAACAGCTCTCTTAATTGATGGTTTAGCAGATGTGTTTATTCTTGGTACAACAAAAGCAAATAAACGAAACATGGAAGAACCAGTATCAGAGGCATTAGTCAGAGGGCCACGGGTCGGTTTTACTGAAGTATTAAGTGATAATACCTCACTTTTGCGACGGCATTGTGCGGATGAGAACTTATCATTAGTAAAGCTACCAGTAGGAGAACGTGCAAAGAAAGAGTTAGTTGTCGCATTTATTAAAGATCTTGCTAGTACAGAATTGGTGGAAGAAATAAAAAGTAGAATTCAGAAAATTGACATAGACAGTGTACTCGAATCTGGTTATATAGAGCAACTCATTGAAGATAATTATCTCAGTCCTTTTCCACAGATTCAAAATACAGAACGACCTGATCGTGTTATTAGTGCTTTGATGGAAGGTCGAGTAGCTATTTTGTTAGATGGAACACCATTTGTTTTAATTGCTCCAGTTACATTTAGTATGTTGCTGCAATCACCAGAAGATTATTATGAAAGGTGGATTCCTGGTACGCTTCTCCGCTTATTACGCTTCATGACAGCTTTTGTTTCATTATTTGCTCCAGCACTGTATATTTCTTTTATTTCATTTCATCCAGGATTAATTCCCACTAAGCTCGCTATTTCGATTATCGGATCGCGAGAAGGAGTTCCTTTTCCCGCTTTAATCGAAGCGTTAATTATGGAAGTAGCTATCGAAGTTTTACGAGAAGCAGGTTTACGTCTGCCTAAACCGATTGGACCTGCAATGGGAATTGTGGGCGGTTTAATAATTGGTCAGGCTGCCGTAGAAGCAGGAATTGTTAGTCCAATAATGGTTATCGTTGTTGCGGTAACAGCTATTTCTTCTTTTACTATTCCGCAATATAGTGTGGGAATTACGTTACGCATTCTTCGTTTTGTAGCTATGTTTTGTGCTGCGATATTTGGCTTGTATGGTGTTATTCTCTTCTTTCTTTTACTTTGCAGTCATTTAGTGAAACTGAAAAGTTTTGGCGTTCCTTATACTAGCCCTGCTGTTCCGTATCGATTTAGTGACTGGAAAGATTTTATGGTTCGCATGCCATTAAAAATAATGAGACGTCGACCGAAAATAATGCATACTAAAAAAACTATCCGCAAAAAGTAG
- a CDS encoding response regulator — protein MYFYIVDDEKAVRSMLAQIIEDEDLGEVIGEAEDGLSLEQHMPILKKIDILFIDLLMPIQDGIKTIRQIKPSFKGKIIMVSQVESKELIAEAYSLGVEYYIIKPINRIEVLTVVRKVIERIRLEKSIKNIQESLNMVLKLDSNSSAQEKYRNEKHLNTFNHFQNSIHFLLSELGIASESGSKDLMDMLDYLYKYEQDNTLEQGFPSLKEIFMNLAQKKLGDSAEDAELKRFIEASKQRIRRAIYQSLNHLASLGLTDFLNPKFENYASRFFDFTTVRRKMTELNNEPTVPARIDTKKFIQVLYFEAKRIHLELR, from the coding sequence ATGTATTTTTATATAGTAGATGATGAAAAAGCGGTTCGCTCAATGTTGGCTCAAATTATCGAGGATGAAGATCTTGGAGAGGTTATAGGAGAAGCTGAGGATGGTTTATCTTTAGAGCAACACATGCCAATCCTTAAAAAGATAGACATTTTATTTATCGATTTGTTAATGCCGATTCAAGATGGAATAAAAACAATTCGTCAAATAAAGCCTTCGTTTAAAGGGAAAATCATCATGGTTTCTCAAGTAGAATCAAAAGAATTAATTGCTGAAGCTTATTCGCTTGGCGTTGAATACTATATTATTAAGCCAATTAACCGGATTGAAGTCTTAACAGTTGTTCGGAAAGTCATTGAAAGAATTCGTTTGGAAAAATCGATAAAAAACATTCAAGAATCGCTTAATATGGTATTAAAATTGGATAGTAATTCAAGTGCGCAAGAAAAATACCGTAATGAAAAACATTTAAATACTTTTAATCACTTTCAAAATTCCATTCATTTTCTTTTGTCTGAATTAGGAATAGCCAGTGAAAGTGGAAGTAAAGATTTAATGGATATGCTAGATTATTTATATAAATATGAACAAGATAACACGTTGGAACAAGGTTTTCCTTCACTAAAAGAGATTTTTATGAATTTAGCTCAAAAAAAACTTGGGGATTCAGCTGAAGATGCCGAATTAAAAAGGTTCATAGAAGCTTCCAAACAACGGATTCGAAGAGCAATTTATCAATCATTAAACCATTTAGCTTCCCTTGGACTTACTGATTTTTTAAACCCGAAGTTCGAAAATTATGCTTCTAGATTTTTTGATTTTACTACCGTAAGGAGAAAGATGACAGAATTGAATAATGAACCAACAGTACCTGCTCGTATTGATACGAAAAAATTTATTCAAGTTCTTTATTTTGAAGCAAAACGAATACACTTGGAATTAAGATGA
- a CDS encoding sensor histidine kinase, producing MIILNLSNLVKKDIYILVLMILTVPLVGEIKSFPLNETFRMSFGAPTFFFFLLLFRRVPAFLPGFLTAIVVVVFRISMDVIIKGNMDWLAAFHTHYPSFFFYFTYSYLFHLAKIKRFYHQPLMIGFIGCIIEILSDCVELMIQYFVLKTSITSEAINEIIVIACSHSFIVLSFFNMMKLYEAQSRERHIKKQNEHMLMLISNLYEDAVHLKKTLQDAENITKKSYDLYKTLDSFEHKQMNFQFEDLRQQALQIAGEVHDVKKDNQRIFAGLSKLISDESFTDYMSVHELVNIIIRANTKYARLLEKDIQFVYKIDGVHPHYHIYTILSIINNIVTNAVEAIQGMGIITIDINKDHHFVEFRVGDNGPGISSKYKDSIFEPGFTSKYDDLGNPSTGIGLSYVKKMVEQLEGDVTLEDRTEGKGSIFIIRLGIDHIISKG from the coding sequence GTGATTATTTTGAATCTTAGTAATTTAGTAAAAAAAGACATCTATATTCTCGTTTTAATGATACTTACAGTACCCTTAGTAGGTGAAATAAAGTCATTTCCCTTAAATGAAACATTTAGAATGAGCTTTGGTGCACCAACATTTTTCTTTTTTTTGTTATTATTTCGACGAGTTCCAGCATTTTTACCGGGTTTTTTAACAGCAATAGTCGTTGTAGTATTTCGTATCTCAATGGATGTCATTATAAAGGGAAATATGGATTGGTTAGCCGCTTTTCATACTCACTATCCTAGTTTTTTCTTTTATTTTACGTATTCGTATCTCTTTCATTTAGCAAAAATCAAACGATTTTATCATCAACCACTAATGATTGGTTTTATTGGTTGCATTATTGAAATATTGTCAGACTGTGTGGAATTAATGATTCAATATTTTGTATTAAAAACATCGATCACATCCGAGGCAATAAATGAAATCATTGTTATCGCATGTTCCCATAGTTTTATAGTTCTAAGCTTTTTCAATATGATGAAATTGTATGAAGCGCAATCAAGGGAGAGACACATAAAGAAACAAAATGAACACATGCTCATGCTCATCTCTAATTTATATGAAGATGCTGTTCATTTAAAAAAAACATTACAGGATGCTGAGAATATAACAAAAAAATCCTATGATTTATATAAAACCTTAGACTCTTTTGAGCACAAACAGATGAATTTTCAGTTTGAGGATTTAAGGCAACAGGCATTACAAATTGCTGGCGAGGTCCATGACGTTAAAAAGGATAACCAACGCATTTTTGCGGGACTTTCAAAACTAATTTCTGATGAAAGTTTTACAGATTATATGTCTGTACATGAACTGGTAAACATCATTATACGGGCAAATACGAAATATGCACGGTTGCTAGAGAAAGACATCCAATTTGTGTATAAAATTGATGGTGTGCATCCTCATTATCACATTTATACAATCTTATCTATTATAAATAATATCGTAACAAACGCTGTAGAAGCTATCCAAGGTATGGGAATCATCACAATTGACATTAATAAAGACCATCATTTTGTTGAATTTCGAGTAGGAGATAATGGTCCAGGTATTTCTTCAAAATATAAAGATTCAATTTTTGAGCCTGGTTTTACTTCTAAATATGATGATTTAGGCAATCCATCGACAGGCATCGGACTATCGTATGTTAAAAAAATGGTCGAACAACTAGAAGGTGATGTTACGCTTGAGGACAGAACCGAAGGAAAAGGATCAATTTTTATAATTAGATTAGGGATTGATCATATAATTTCGAAAGGGTGA
- the glsA gene encoding glutaminase GlsA, which translates to MIKDYSIQIEGQEKVCLDQWVAHYRTYAAKGRSASYIPALGEINVSQLGICIVKPDGTMIKSGDWEIPFTLQSISKVIGFIAACLSRGISYVLERVDVEPTGDAFNSIIRLEIHKPGKPFNPMINAGAITIASLLPGKSVQEKLESLYVLIEKMIEKRPAINEIVFQSEWETAHRNRALAYYLKENGFLESDVEETLEVYLKQCSIEINTEDIALIGLILAHDGYHPIRKEQVLPKEVARLTKALMLTCGMYNASGKFAAFIGLPAKSGVSGGIMTLVPSKSRKDLSFQDGCGIGIYGPAIDEYGNSLPGIMLLEHIAKEWDLSIF; encoded by the coding sequence ATGATAAAAGATTATAGCATTCAAATTGAGGGTCAAGAAAAAGTTTGCTTAGATCAATGGGTAGCCCATTATCGAACGTATGCAGCTAAGGGACGAAGCGCCAGTTATATTCCCGCTCTGGGGGAAATAAATGTATCGCAGTTAGGTATTTGTATAGTAAAGCCAGATGGAACAATGATAAAGTCAGGAGATTGGGAGATACCTTTCACATTACAAAGTATATCAAAAGTAATCGGTTTTATAGCCGCTTGTTTAAGTCGCGGTATTTCTTATGTATTAGAACGAGTTGACGTAGAGCCAACTGGAGATGCCTTTAATTCAATTATTCGTTTAGAGATACATAAACCAGGAAAACCTTTTAATCCTATGATTAATGCTGGAGCGATTACGATAGCTTCACTTTTGCCAGGGAAATCGGTGCAAGAAAAATTAGAATCTCTATACGTATTAATTGAAAAAATGATAGAGAAGCGTCCTGCTATTAATGAAATAGTATTTCAATCCGAATGGGAAACGGCTCATCGTAATAGAGCTTTAGCATACTATTTAAAGGAAAATGGTTTTCTAGAATCAGATGTGGAGGAGACACTAGAGGTTTACCTAAAACAATGTTCGATTGAAATAAATACAGAAGATATTGCCTTAATAGGGCTTATACTAGCACATGATGGATATCATCCTATTCGCAAAGAACAAGTGCTCCCTAAAGAAGTAGCTAGGTTAACAAAAGCTTTAATGCTTACTTGTGGAATGTACAATGCTTCTGGAAAATTTGCTGCTTTCATTGGATTACCAGCTAAGAGTGGGGTATCTGGAGGAATTATGACACTTGTTCCCTCAAAATCTAGGAAGGATTTATCGTTCCAAGATGGATGTGGTATTGGTATTTACGGACCAGCCATTGATGAGTATGGGAATAGTTTACCAGGAATTATGTTGTTAGAACATATTGCAAAAGAATGGGATTTAAGTATATTTTAA
- a CDS encoding alanine/glycine:cation symporter family protein: MERFFVDLVGSTNDFLWSKLLIIMLVICGIYFTFKLNFVQFRMLKEMVRVLMEGKSGSKDQISPFQAFCIGMAARVGTGNITGIAIAIALGGPGAVFWMWIISIISSASSFVESTLAQIYKVKDKTGFRGGPSYYMEKGLNKRWMGVLFSILITITFGLVFNSVQSNTVTIAFQNAFGTDRLTVGIIMAIAFAAIIFGGVQRIAKMAEYKVVFLAVLYIGVALFVVVTNISKMPEVLSLIVQNAFGFKQIAGGSIGAALMNGVKRGLFSNEAGMGSAPNVAATATTSHPVKQGLIQAFGVLTDTLIICTSTAFIILLSDAYKQPGLNGIALTQAALSEHIGSWASGCLAIFVFLFGFGALIGNYYYGETNIRFLHTSKVWLMIYRISVLAMIVFGSVAKVQIVWDLADLFMGFMVIINLIAITLLSKVAFAALQDYINQKKAGKDPIFYKENIKGLKNIECWENYQKNSKKKSV, encoded by the coding sequence ATGGAAAGATTTTTTGTAGATTTAGTCGGGTCAACGAATGATTTTTTATGGTCTAAATTGTTAATTATTATGCTTGTTATTTGCGGAATTTATTTTACATTTAAATTGAATTTTGTACAGTTTCGAATGTTAAAAGAGATGGTCCGTGTATTAATGGAGGGGAAAAGTGGTTCTAAAGATCAAATCTCTCCTTTTCAAGCGTTTTGTATTGGTATGGCAGCTCGCGTTGGAACAGGGAATATTACAGGAATTGCGATTGCGATTGCATTAGGGGGGCCTGGAGCTGTATTTTGGATGTGGATTATTTCTATTATTAGCTCGGCATCCAGTTTTGTTGAAAGCACATTAGCACAGATATATAAAGTAAAAGATAAAACTGGCTTCCGCGGTGGTCCATCCTATTATATGGAAAAAGGGTTGAATAAACGTTGGATGGGAGTATTATTCTCTATTTTAATCACAATTACTTTTGGTCTTGTATTCAATTCAGTACAATCAAATACAGTTACAATTGCTTTTCAAAATGCATTTGGTACAGATCGCCTAACAGTCGGGATAATCATGGCCATTGCTTTCGCTGCGATTATCTTTGGTGGTGTACAACGTATTGCAAAAATGGCTGAATACAAAGTGGTATTTTTAGCGGTATTATACATTGGAGTTGCATTATTTGTTGTAGTTACCAACATATCAAAAATGCCGGAAGTTCTTTCTCTTATTGTTCAAAACGCATTTGGTTTTAAACAAATAGCAGGAGGTTCAATTGGTGCAGCACTTATGAATGGGGTTAAACGTGGTTTATTTTCAAATGAAGCTGGTATGGGAAGTGCACCAAACGTTGCTGCAACAGCAACAACAAGTCATCCGGTGAAACAAGGACTGATTCAAGCATTTGGTGTATTAACGGATACACTGATCATTTGTACTAGCACTGCCTTTATTATTTTGCTTTCTGATGCATATAAACAACCGGGGTTAAATGGTATTGCACTTACACAAGCAGCATTAAGTGAACACATCGGTTCTTGGGCATCGGGTTGTCTTGCTATCTTTGTTTTTTTATTTGGATTTGGTGCGTTAATTGGCAACTATTATTATGGTGAAACAAATATTCGCTTCTTACATACAAGTAAAGTGTGGTTAATGATATACAGAATAAGTGTGTTGGCTATGATTGTATTTGGTTCCGTTGCAAAGGTTCAAATTGTATGGGATTTAGCGGATTTATTTATGGGCTTTATGGTTATTATTAATTTAATTGCTATTACCTTACTTTCAAAAGTAGCATTTGCGGCGTTACAAGATTATATAAATCAGAAAAAAGCTGGTAAAGATCCTATTTTTTATAAAGAAAACATTAAAGGGCTTAAAAATATTGAATGTTGGGAAAATTATCAGAAAAATTCAAAAAAGAAAAGTGTGTAA
- a CDS encoding anion transporter has protein sequence MKEIVFVQNKKRLLMKFEFLKKDLVLTISLILAIVSCLIHSPKIEYINFEVLISLFNLMVAIKALEQLKILDKLAVAILNKCNNSRSISIILILLCFICSMFVTNDVALLTFVPITLVISKKTQMNMMDTIILQTIAANIGSSLMPMGNPQNLYLYSYYGIKLIPFLGSILLLAVLGISLLFIFTQKLQKTDLKIELPVITVKNRKKATIWILILITIIASIFGVINYYIALIVTLMAAFTLDRNLLFKIDYFLLITFVCFFIFIGNISHSDALETFARANLKGDTSVFFSSIFLSQLISNFPTSILLSNFTSDWKPLLLGVNIGGLGTIIASLASVISYKLFTQANGKESKAYLIKFSIYNFAFLIILTCIQYFIFKFLKIF, from the coding sequence GTGAAAGAAATAGTATTCGTTCAAAATAAAAAAAGACTCCTTATGAAATTCGAATTTTTAAAAAAGGATTTAGTACTTACCATTTCACTGATACTAGCAATTGTAAGCTGCTTAATACATTCGCCAAAGATCGAATATATTAACTTTGAAGTGTTAATTAGCTTATTTAATCTAATGGTGGCCATTAAGGCCTTGGAACAGCTAAAGATATTAGACAAACTTGCCGTTGCGATTTTAAATAAATGCAATAACAGCAGGTCAATATCTATTATTCTAATTTTGTTATGCTTTATTTGCTCCATGTTTGTAACAAATGATGTCGCTCTCCTCACTTTTGTTCCAATAACACTTGTCATTAGTAAAAAAACACAAATGAACATGATGGATACAATCATCCTGCAAACAATTGCGGCAAACATCGGCAGTAGCTTGATGCCTATGGGAAACCCACAAAATTTATACTTATATTCTTACTATGGAATTAAGCTCATCCCATTTTTAGGTTCAATCCTGCTTTTAGCTGTACTTGGAATCAGTTTGTTATTTATATTTACTCAAAAACTTCAAAAAACAGATTTAAAAATAGAACTACCTGTTATTACCGTGAAGAATCGAAAAAAAGCTACCATCTGGATTTTGATACTTATCACTATCATTGCATCTATTTTTGGTGTCATTAATTATTACATTGCGCTAATAGTTACATTGATGGCAGCATTTACGTTAGATAGAAACTTACTATTTAAGATCGATTACTTTCTTCTAATAACCTTTGTCTGTTTTTTTATTTTTATCGGAAACATTTCCCATTCCGATGCGCTGGAGACATTTGCTCGCGCTAATTTAAAAGGAGATACTTCAGTCTTCTTTAGTTCCATATTTTTGAGTCAATTGATTAGCAATTTTCCTACTTCAATTCTTCTATCAAACTTTACTTCTGATTGGAAACCTTTATTACTAGGAGTAAATATTGGAGGGCTTGGAACAATTATCGCATCTTTAGCCAGTGTAATTTCCTATAAACTATTCACTCAAGCCAATGGTAAAGAGAGTAAGGCGTATTTAATTAAATTTAGCATTTACAACTTTGCATTTTTAATCATACTTACATGTATACAATACTTTATCTTTAAATTTCTAAAAATTTTTTAA
- a CDS encoding cytochrome P450: protein MIGATNCDSNVFERPDKFNVYRLDIDIKKAFSGTARHLAFGSSIYNCVGAAFAKLEIEIDSTIKDNISGKKLRDIKDFVKKTSKMN, encoded by the coding sequence ATGATTGGTGCAACAAATTGTGACTCTAACGTATTTGAAAGGCCTGATAAATTCAACGTTTATCGTCTTGACATTGATATTAAAAAGGCATTTAGTGGTACTGCAAGACATCTTGCTTTTGGATCAAGTATTTATAATTGTGTAGGAGCAGCATTTGCAAAATTAGAAATTGAAATAGATTCAACCATCAAAGATAATATTAGCGGGAAAAAATTGAGGGACATTAAGGATTTTGTGAAGAAGACTTCAAAAATGAACTGA
- a CDS encoding serine hydrolase domain-containing protein produces the protein MKTRSKITCASLALLIAGSSLLYITPTLIVKAEPTQNVSSSLQTSTQSDRTSVKKAMRDELQLGYPGILAKISKGGKTWSYTAGVADLKTKKPMKADFRFRIGSVTKTFIATVLLQLSGENRLNLDDSIEKWLPGVIQGNGYDGNQITIRQILNHTSGIADYINSKDFDITDIKKSYTAEEFVKMGISLPPDFASGKGWSYSNTGYVILGILIEKVTGNSYAEEVENRIIEPLDLSNTFLPGNSSVIPGTKHARGYLQLDGASELKDVTYINPGSSDGDMISTADDLNKFFSYLLGGKLLKEQQLKQMLTTVPTNREGTGYGLGILEIKLPNGVSVWGHRGGVPGFSTFAGGTLGGKHTLAINSNSLNINNPEVFKNILLAEFSK, from the coding sequence ATGAAAACACGCAGTAAAATTACATGTGCAAGTCTAGCACTTTTAATAGCTGGAAGTTCCCTGTTATACATAACACCAACATTAATTGTAAAAGCAGAACCTACGCAAAATGTATCTAGTTCGTTACAAACAAGTACGCAAAGCGATCGTACTTCCGTTAAGAAAGCAATGCGAGATGAACTGCAACTTGGATACCCGGGAATACTCGCTAAAATTTCTAAGGGGGGTAAAACTTGGAGTTATACAGCTGGGGTAGCGGATCTGAAAACTAAGAAACCAATGAAAGCAGATTTTCGCTTTCGCATTGGCAGTGTGACGAAAACGTTCATTGCAACAGTTCTACTTCAATTATCTGGAGAGAACCGTTTGAATTTAGACGACTCCATTGAAAAATGGTTACCGGGTGTTATTCAAGGAAACGGATATGATGGTAACCAGATTACGATCCGGCAAATATTGAATCATACAAGTGGTATTGCTGACTATATAAATTCAAAAGACTTTGATATTACGGATATAAAAAAATCGTATACGGCTGAAGAATTTGTAAAGATGGGGATTTCACTTCCCCCAGACTTTGCCTCAGGAAAGGGTTGGTCTTATTCAAATACAGGATATGTAATACTAGGAATCCTTATTGAAAAAGTAACAGGAAACAGCTATGCGGAAGAGGTTGAAAATCGGATCATTGAACCGCTTGATTTGTCAAATACATTCCTACCTGGCAATTCAAGCGTGATTCCAGGCACTAAGCATGCCCGTGGCTATTTGCAACTAGACGGAGCGAGTGAGCTAAAAGACGTTACTTATATTAACCCAGGTAGCTCGGATGGAGATATGATTTCTACTGCTGACGACTTAAACAAATTCTTCTCTTACTTACTAGGTGGCAAATTACTGAAGGAACAGCAGTTAAAACAAATGCTTACTACAGTTCCTACAAATAGAGAGGGAACCGGATATGGTCTTGGAATCCTTGAAATTAAGCTTCCGAACGGTGTCTCGGTATGGGGACACAGGGGGGGCGTTCCAGGGTTTTCCACTTTTGCTGGTGGAACACTTGGAGGTAAACATACACTCGCTATCAATTCGAACAGTTTAAACATTAATAACCCGGAAGTTTTTAAAAACATTTTACTTGCTGAATTTAGCAAGTAG